In the Saccharicrinis carchari genome, one interval contains:
- a CDS encoding DUF4268 domain-containing protein translates to MYIIDREKNRISKLKQKSFSELKFREREHLQEWIANNPTSLGEELLIIQKEFSGFSETNERLDLLALDKLGNLVIIENKLDDSGKDVTWQVIKYASYCASLTKQDILKIYQDFLGTTAIAQDKISEFFDNREISEILLNQGLNSQRLILVAANFRIEVTSSVLWLMNFKIRLQCFKVTPFELNDQLFLNVEQILPTKDTEDFAISIATKAQEEIEVQETLKNRHHIRLKFWEQFINASNQKNNLFSNNSPSKENWIGKGIGMSGVNINLAASSSYCRSEIIFNRGSKEENKELFDFVYKMKDKIESEFGAELTWERMDENVTCRIKYQLDGVNYFEETDWQKMNEFLIDASVRMEKAFKEPIKKLNNYSKRK, encoded by the coding sequence ATGTACATAATTGACCGAGAGAAAAATAGAATATCTAAATTGAAACAAAAGTCGTTTTCTGAATTGAAATTTAGAGAAAGAGAACACTTGCAAGAATGGATTGCCAATAATCCCACTTCACTTGGAGAAGAATTACTAATAATTCAAAAAGAATTTAGTGGATTTAGCGAAACGAACGAACGACTTGATTTACTTGCTTTAGATAAGCTTGGAAACTTAGTAATAATTGAAAACAAACTTGATGATTCAGGCAAAGATGTTACTTGGCAAGTAATTAAGTATGCTTCTTACTGTGCAAGTTTGACCAAACAAGACATTTTAAAAATCTATCAAGACTTTTTAGGAACAACAGCAATTGCTCAAGATAAAATATCAGAGTTTTTTGATAATCGAGAAATTTCAGAAATCTTACTAAATCAAGGACTTAATTCACAGAGACTGATTTTGGTCGCTGCTAATTTTAGAATAGAAGTCACATCATCTGTGCTTTGGTTAATGAATTTTAAAATTAGGCTTCAATGCTTTAAGGTTACACCATTTGAGTTAAATGACCAGTTATTTTTAAATGTAGAGCAAATACTACCGACAAAAGACACAGAAGATTTTGCAATAAGTATTGCGACAAAAGCTCAAGAAGAAATTGAAGTTCAAGAAACCTTAAAAAACAGACATCATATAAGATTGAAATTTTGGGAGCAATTTATAAATGCAAGTAATCAAAAAAACAATTTGTTTTCTAATAACTCGCCCTCAAAAGAAAATTGGATTGGAAAAGGTATTGGAATGAGTGGTGTAAATATCAATTTAGCCGCAAGTAGTTCATATTGTAGGAGTGAAATCATTTTCAACCGTGGAAGCAAAGAAGAAAACAAGGAACTATTTGACTTTGTTTATAAAATGAAAGACAAAATAGAATCTGAATTTGGAGCAGAATTGACTTGGGAAAGAATGGATGAAAATGTTACTTGTAGAATTAAATATCAACTTGATGGAGTTAATTACTTTGAAGAAACAGATTGGCAAAAAATGAATGAATTTTTGATTGATGCGTCTGTTAGAATGGAAAAAGCATTTAAAGAACCAATAAAGAAATTAAACAACTACTCGAAAAGAAAATAA